A window of the Brassica oleracea var. oleracea cultivar TO1000 chromosome C1, BOL, whole genome shotgun sequence genome harbors these coding sequences:
- the LOC106311358 gene encoding protein NRT1/ PTR FAMILY 7.2 isoform X2 has translation MDQKVRQFEVCTQDGSVDRHGNPAIRAKTGKWLSAILILVNQGLATLAFFGVGVNLVLFLTRVMGQDNAEAANSVSKWTGTVYIFSLLGAFLSDSYWGRYKTCAIFQGSFVVGLVMLSLSTAALLLEPSGCGVEESPCKPHSTFKTVIFYLSVYLIALGYGGYQPNIATFGADQFDADDSVEGHSKIAFFSYFYLALNLGSLLSNTVLSYFEDQGDWPLGFWASTGSAFAGLVLFLTGTPKYRHFTPRESPWSRFCQVLVAATRKAKIDVNYEDMNLYDSETQRTGDKKILHTSGFRFLDRAAIVTPDDDAEKVESGSTYNPWRLCSVTQVEEVKCVFRLIPIWLCTILYSVVFTQMASLFVEQGAAMKTNIKDFKIPASSMSSFDILSVAFFVFAYRRFLDPLFARLNKTEPNKGLTELQRMGIGLVIAIMAMISAGIVEIYRLKHKETASNSSSLSIFWQVPQYMMIGASEVFMYVGQLEFFNSQAPTGLKSFASALCMASISLGNYVSSLLVSIVLSISTSDDFPGWIPGNLNKGHLDRFYFLLAGLTAADFVVYLVCAKWYKYIKSEASFSESTSEEEV, from the exons ATGGATCAAAAAGTAAGACAGTTTGAGGTTTGCACTCAAGATGGAAGCGTTGATCGTCACGGTAATCCAGCAATCCGAGCCAAAACCGGCAAATGGCTCAGTGCTATTCTCATTCTTG TGAACCAAGGGCTTGCAACGCTTGCCTTCTTCGGTGTAGGAGTGAACTTAGTTCTGTTTCTGACGAGAGTGATGGGACAAGACAATGCAGAAGCTGCCAATAGTGTCAGTAAATGGACAGGAACTGTTTACATCTTCTCTCTGCTTGGTGCTTTCCTCAGTGACTCTTATTGGGGACGCTACAAGACTTGTGCAATCTTCCAAGGAAGTTTCGTTGTG GGACTGGTGATGTTATCTTTATCTACTGCTGCTTTGTTACTTGAACCAAGTGGTTGTGGAGTTGAAGAGTCACCGTGTAAGCCACACTCAACGTTCAAGACAGTCATCTTTTACCTATCAGTGTATCTGATCGCGTTAGGGTACGGTGGTTACCAGCCGAATATAGCTACCTTTGGAGCTGATCAGTTTGATGCAGACGACTCTGTTGAAGGACACTCGAAAATCGCGTTCTTCAGTTACTTCTACTTGGCTTTGAATCTTGGATCGCTCTTGTCGAACACCGTCTTGAGTTACTTTGAGGATCAAGGAGACTGGCCTTTAGGGTTTTGGGCGTCTACAGGCTCTGCTTTTGCAGGTTTAGTACTTTTCTTGACTGGCACGCCAAAGTACAGACACTTTACACCTAGAGAAAGTCCTTGGTCTAGATTCTGCCAAGTCTTGGTTGCTGCAACAAGAAAAGCCAAGATTGATGTGAACTATGAGGACATGAATCTCTACGATTCAGAGACTCAACGAACCGGAGATAAGAAGATTCTTCACACCAGTGGCTTCAG ATTCTTGGATAGAGCTGCGATAGTTACGCCTGATGATGATGCTGAGAAGGTGGAGAGTGGATCAACTTACAATCCATGGAGGCTCTGCTCGGTGACTCAAGTTGAAGAAGTGAAATGTGTGTTCAGACTCATACCAATCTGGCTCTGCACCATTCTCTACTCTGTGGTTTTCACTCAGATGGCTTCACTCTTCGTTGAGCAAGGCGCAGCGATGAAAACAAACATCAAAGACTTCAAGATTCCAGCTTCAAGCATGTCTAGCTTCGACATTCTCAGCGTCGCCTTCTTCGTCTTCGCTTACAGGAGGTTTCTAGATCCTCTCTTTGCAAGGCTTAACAAAACAGAACCCAACAAAGGTCTCACCGAGCTTCAGAGAATGGGGATAGGTCTTGTGATTGCGATAATGGCGATGATATCAGCAGGAATAGTGGAG ATATACAGGCTGAAACACAAGGAAACTGCTTCAAACTCGAGCTCGTTGAGCATATTCTGGCAAGTGCCTCAGTACATGATGATAGGTGCATCAGAAGTGTTCATGTACGTTGGTCAGCTCGAGTTCTTTAACAGCCAAGCTCCAACTGGGTTAAAGAGCTTTGCAAGCGCCCTATGTATGGCGTCAATATCGCTTGGGAACTATGTAAGTAGTCTGCTGGTTTCCATCGTTTTGAGCATCTCTACAAGTGATGATTTTCCTGGTTGGATCCCTGGGAACCTCAACAAAGGACACTTAGACAGATTCTACTTCCTCTTAGCTGGTTTAACTGCAGCTGATTTTGTTGTTTACCTGGTTTGTGCTAAATGGTATAAGTATATTAAGTCTGAAGCCAGTTTCTCTGAGTCCACATCTGAAGAAGAGGTCTGA
- the LOC106311377 gene encoding RNA polymerase II C-terminal domain phosphatase-like 1: MYNSNRVQVYHEDVRVGEMEIHPPREDDVMKQRAVMEEVKMGIKISSFSQPSKRCTPLAVLTTISSSGLCFKLEASPTPAHEPLSVFHSSCLRDQKTAVMSLGVEELHLVAMCSEDINNDRPCFWAFTVAPGIYDSCLGMLNLRCLAIVFDLDETLVVANTLHTFEVKMEGLLRRMSSEVDPRRRAVMVAQMKRYQDDKNLLKQYVESDQVVENGEVIKAQSEIVPALSDNHQPLVRPLIRLQEKNIVLTRINPMKRDTSVLVRLRTSWEELRSYLTAKEQRKRFEVYVCTMADKDYALEMWRLLDPEGNLINANDLLARIVCVKSGFKKSLFNVFLNATCHPKMALVIDDRREVWDEKDQPRVHVVRAFAPYHSPKAEAAATPVLCAAKNLACVVRTGFFKHFDDSLLPRIAEISYENDVEDIPSPPDVSHYLVSEDVTSGLNGNKDPLSSDKMADAGVGRILKEAICGSSAALPAANTDPRIAAPVQQPIASASYVSAPVPVPVPVPVPAPVPVPVPVMQQAPQPSAIAFPSIQFQQPAIVATHLVPSEPSLQNSPASVEGEVPESELDLDTRRRLLILKHGQDPRDAAPSEPSFPKRPPVQAPPPHVQPRNGWFAAEEEMDPKTENPVGLLHEIAIKCGTKVDYKPGLVASTDMRFSIEAWFCGKKIGVGIGKSRREALQKAAEFSIQNLADIYLSRENGDAGPSHRDAGPLTNQTSAGYEKAMPVATYTRLEGSIRHTGSIPTLRELCASEGWELSFQSQRPLQPDMVHNDEFHAKVAINGRVLGEGVGSTWEKARVHAAERALGNVRPLLQRQVSSRSFGGMSNKRLKPNFQRSMQRMASSGRSS, translated from the exons ATGTATAACAGTAATAGAGTACAAGTGTACCATGAAGACGTGAGGGTTGGGGAGATGGAGATACACCCTCCAAGGGAAGACGACGTGATGAAGCAAAGGGCAGTCATGGAGGAAGTGAAGATGGGAATCAAAATTAGCAGTTTTTCTCAACCTAGCAAGAGATGTACTCCTCTTGCAGTGCTTACTACCATTTCATCTTCTGGACTTTGTTTCAAACTTGAAGCTTCGCCTACTCCTGCTCATGAGCCTCTCAGTGTCTTCCACTCGTCATGCCTTAGGGACCAGAAG ACTGCAGTAATGTCCCTTGGTGTGGAAGAGCTCCATTTGGTTGCCATGTGCTCGGAGGATATCAACAATGACCGTCCTTGTTTCTGGGCGTTTACTGTTGCTCCTGGAATTTATGATTCATGTCTTGGCATGTTGAATCTTAGATGTCTGGCGATTGTGTTTGATCTTGATGAGACACTCGTAGTGGCCAATACCCTGCACACATTTGAGGTTAAAATGGAGGGGTTGCTCCGGAGAATGAGCAGCGAGGTGGACCCTCGACGCCGTGCTGTTATGGTGGCTCAGATGAAGCGTTATCAGGATGACAAAAATCTGTTAAAGCAGTACGTTGAAAGTGACCAGGTTGTTGAAAACGGGGAGGTGATTAAAGCACAATCTGAAATTGTCCCTGCCTTGTCTGACAACCATCAGCCTCTTGTTCGTCCTCTGATAAGGTTGCAAGAGAAGAACATTGTCTTGACTCGCATTAATCCAATG AAACGTGATACAAGTGTTCTTGTGAGGTTGAGGACTTCATGGGAGGAACTTCGAAGCTATTTGACAGCAAAAGAGCAGCGCAAGCGTTTTGAAGTATATGTTTGCACAATGGCTGACAAAGATTACGCCTTAGAGATGTGGAGGCTCCTTGATCCAGAAGGGAATTTGATAAACGCAAATGACTTGCTGGCTCGCATTGTTTGTGTGAAATCTG GCTTTAAGAAGTCATTGTTCAATGTGTTTCTCAATGCCACCTGCCATCCGAAGATGGCACTGGTAATTGATGATCGCCGGGAAGTTTGGGACGAGAAGGATCAGCCAAGGGTGCATGTGGTTCGTGCATTTGCTCCCTACCATTCTCCTAAAGCTGAA GCAGCTGCAACACCGGTACTGTGCGCTGCCAAAAATCTTGCTTGCGTTGTCAGAACTGGATTTTTCAA GCATTTCGATGATAGTCTGCTACCAAGGATTGCTGAAATATCTTATGAGAATGATGTTGAAGATATTCCATCACCTCCTGATGTAAGCCATTACTTGGTGTCTGAG GACGTGACATCTGGTTTAAATGGAAACAAAGATCCACTTTCTAGTGACAAGATGGCTGATGCTGGAGTGGGGAGAATACTGAAG GAGGCAATTTGTGGATCTTCAGCTGCCCTTCCGGCTGCAAATACAGATCCAAGAATAGCTGCTCCCGTTCAGCAACCCATTGCTTCTGCTTCTTATGTTTCCGCTCCAGTACCAGTACCAGTACCAGTACCAGTACCAGCACCAGTCCCAGTCCCAGTCCCAGTCATGCAACAAGCACCGCAACCATCAGCTATCGCCTTTCCAAGCATTCAGTTTCAACAACCGGCAATAGTAGCTACACACCTGGTTCCCTCAGAGCCAAGTTTGCAAAATTCTCCGGCTAGTGTGGAAGGTGAGGTACCTGAATCAGAGTTAGATCTAGATACCAGGAGGAGGCTCCTCATATTGAAACATGGACAAGATCCTAGAGATGCTGCTCCAAGTGAACCTTCATTTCCAAAGAGACCGCCAGTTCAAGCTCCACCTCCACATGTGCAGCCAAGAAATGGTTGGTTTGCTGCTGAGGAGGAGATGGATCCAAAAACAGAGAATCCCGTTGGATTACTGCATGAGATTGCTATTAAATGCGGAACTAAG GTGGACTACAAACCGGGTTTGGTTGCTAGTACAGATATGCGGTTCTCTATTGAG GCTTGGTTTTGTGGTAAAAAAATTGGAGTAGGGATTGGGAAATCGAGACGAGAAGCCCTGCAGAAGGCTGCTGAATTTTCAATCCAGAACTTAGCTG ATATATATTTGTCCCGTGAAAATGGCGACGCAGGACCAAGTCACAGGGATGCAGGCCCCCTTACTAATCAGACATCTGCTGGATATGAAAAAGCGATGCCAGTTGCTACATATACAAGATTAGAAGGCTCTATTAGGCACACTGGCTCCATTCCTACGCTCAGGGAACTG TGTGCATCGGAAGGTTGGGAGCTGTCTTTTCAATCTCAGCGTCCACTTCAACCTGACATGGTCCACAATGATGAATTTCATGCTAAG GTTGCAATAAATGGACGTGTTTTAGGGGAAGGAGTTGGATCAACATGGGAGAAAGCTAGAGTGCAT GCTGCTGAGAGAGCACTGGGTAATGTGAGACCATTGCTTCAACGACAAGTATCTTCAAG ATCGTTCGGTGGGATGTCAAACAAGCGTCTGAAGCCAAACTTTCAACGGTCCATGCAACGGATGGCATCTTCAGGAAGATCCTCTTAA
- the LOC106311358 gene encoding protein NRT1/ PTR FAMILY 7.2 isoform X1: MDQKVRQFEVCTQDGSVDRHGNPAIRAKTGKWLSAILILVNQGLATLAFFGVGVNLVLFLTRVMGQDNAEAANSVSKWTGTVYIFSLLGAFLSDSYWGRYKTCAIFQGSFVVGLVMLSLSTAALLLEPSGCGVEESPCKPHSTFKTVIFYLSVYLIALGYGGYQPNIATFGADQFDADDSVEGHSKIAFFSYFYLALNLGSLLSNTVLSYFEDQGDWPLGFWASTGSAFAGLVLFLTGTPKYRHFTPRESPWSRFCQVLVAATRKAKIDVNYEDMNLYDSETQRTGDKKILHTSGFRFLDRAAIVTPDDDAEKVESGSTYNPWRLCSVTQVEEVKCVFRLIPIWLCTILYSVVFTQMASLFVEQGAAMKTNIKDFKIPASSMSSFDILSVAFFVFAYRRFLDPLFARLNKTEPNKGLTELQRMGIGLVIAIMAMISAGIVEIYRLKHKETASNSSSLSIFWQVPQYMMIGASEVFMYVGQLEFFNSQAPTGLKSFASALCMASISLGNYVSSLLVSIVMSISTRDDLPGWIPGNLNKGHLDRFYFLLAGLTAADFVVYLVCAKWYKYIKSEASFSESTSEEEV, from the exons ATGGATCAAAAAGTAAGACAGTTTGAGGTTTGCACTCAAGATGGAAGCGTTGATCGTCACGGTAATCCAGCAATCCGAGCCAAAACCGGCAAATGGCTCAGTGCTATTCTCATTCTTG TGAACCAAGGGCTTGCAACGCTTGCCTTCTTCGGTGTAGGAGTGAACTTAGTTCTGTTTCTGACGAGAGTGATGGGACAAGACAATGCAGAAGCTGCCAATAGTGTCAGTAAATGGACAGGAACTGTTTACATCTTCTCTCTGCTTGGTGCTTTCCTCAGTGACTCTTATTGGGGACGCTACAAGACTTGTGCAATCTTCCAAGGAAGTTTCGTTGTG GGACTGGTGATGTTATCTTTATCTACTGCTGCTTTGTTACTTGAACCAAGTGGTTGTGGAGTTGAAGAGTCACCGTGTAAGCCACACTCAACGTTCAAGACAGTCATCTTTTACCTATCAGTGTATCTGATCGCGTTAGGGTACGGTGGTTACCAGCCGAATATAGCTACCTTTGGAGCTGATCAGTTTGATGCAGACGACTCTGTTGAAGGACACTCGAAAATCGCGTTCTTCAGTTACTTCTACTTGGCTTTGAATCTTGGATCGCTCTTGTCGAACACCGTCTTGAGTTACTTTGAGGATCAAGGAGACTGGCCTTTAGGGTTTTGGGCGTCTACAGGCTCTGCTTTTGCAGGTTTAGTACTTTTCTTGACTGGCACGCCAAAGTACAGACACTTTACACCTAGAGAAAGTCCTTGGTCTAGATTCTGCCAAGTCTTGGTTGCTGCAACAAGAAAAGCCAAGATTGATGTGAACTATGAGGACATGAATCTCTACGATTCAGAGACTCAACGAACCGGAGATAAGAAGATTCTTCACACCAGTGGCTTCAG ATTCTTGGATAGAGCTGCGATAGTTACGCCTGATGATGATGCTGAGAAGGTGGAGAGTGGATCAACTTACAATCCATGGAGGCTCTGCTCGGTGACTCAAGTTGAAGAAGTGAAATGTGTGTTCAGACTCATACCAATCTGGCTCTGCACCATTCTCTACTCTGTGGTTTTCACTCAGATGGCTTCACTCTTCGTTGAGCAAGGCGCAGCGATGAAAACAAACATCAAAGACTTCAAGATTCCAGCTTCAAGCATGTCTAGCTTCGACATTCTCAGCGTCGCCTTCTTCGTCTTCGCTTACAGGAGGTTTCTAGATCCTCTCTTTGCAAGGCTTAACAAAACAGAACCCAACAAAGGTCTCACCGAGCTTCAGAGAATGGGGATAGGTCTTGTGATTGCGATAATGGCGATGATATCAGCAGGAATAGTGGAGATATACAGGCTGAAACACAAGGAAACTGCTTCAAACTCGAGCTCGTTGAGCATATTCTGGCAAGTGCCTCAGTACATGATGATAGGTGCATCAGAAGTGTTCATGTACGTTGGTCAGCTTGAGTTCTTCAACAGCCAAGCTCCAACGGGGTTAAAGAGCTTTGCAAGCGCCCTATGTATGGCGTCAATATCGCTTGGGAACTATGTAAGTAGTCTGCTGGTTTCCATCGTTATGAGCATCTCTACAAGAGATGATTTGCCTGGTTGGATCCCTGGGAACCTCAACAAAGGACACTTAGACAGATTCTACTTCCTCTTAGCTGGTCTAACTGCAGCTGATTTCGTGGTTTACCTGGTTTGTGCTAAATGGTATAAGTATATTAAGTCCGAAGCAAGTTTCTCTGAGTCCACATCTGAAGAAGAAGTCTGA